A single genomic interval of Melanotaenia boesemani isolate fMelBoe1 chromosome 4, fMelBoe1.pri, whole genome shotgun sequence harbors:
- the mcoln1a gene encoding mucolipin-1a isoform X1 yields the protein MAATGHEHPSAEEEDLSSSVARYGSANSSSEHDPQSNSHNSNISNHRFPTTTTGHWVRADQEEEDIRRKLKYFFMSPCDKYHAKGRKPYKLILQLLKIIIVTVQLVLFGLSNQVVVTFKEENTMTFKHLFLKDYDESSDDTFAVYTQQDVYDHIFYAVEKYLALPETTVGRYAYVYNVGVNGSALSLCQQYYKKGRIDPANDTFSIDPHVLTDCIGVSPLSTPPAQLTNSYKNFTLKFHKLINVTIEFQLKAINIQTIINNEIPDCYTFFITIILDNKAHSGKVKIWLENQAKIKECKDPSVSGHAENYTRVAFDVAVALVCVLSLLLCGRSILRGIILQQEFVQYFKETLDRKVCWTDRLEFINGWYILLIVSDVFTITGSIIKIGIESKNMSSYDLCGILLGTSTLLVWVGVIRYLTFFQKYNILIITLRAAFPNVIRFCCCVAVIYLGYCFCGWIVLGPYHVKFRSLSMVSECLFSLINGDDMFVTFAEMQDSSPMVWLFSQVYLYTFISLFIYMVLSLFIALITGAYETIKHQTQEPLHITDLHAFIAECTDAPNSGKFRGLETSPCSFFCCCDRTTTYEDVLLVN from the exons caGAGGAGGAAGACCTGTCCTCCTCAGTGGCTCGATATGGCTCCGCAAACAGCAGCAGCGAGCATGACCCTCAGAGTAACAGCCATAACAGCAACATTAGCAACCACAGGTTTCCCACGACAACCACGGGTCACTGGGTCAGGGCCGAccaggaagaggaggacattCGCAGGAAGCTGAAATACTTCTTCATGAGCCCTTGTGATAAATATCACGCCAAGGGTCGCAAGCCTTACAAGCTAATCCTGCAGCTGCTCAAGATCATTATtgtcacagtacag TTAGTGCTGTTTGGGCTCAGTAACCAGGTGGTGGTGACTTTTAAAGAGGAGAACACAATGACCTTCAAGCACCTCTTCCTCAAAGACTATGATGAATCTTCAGATGATACCTTTGCTGTTTACACCCAGCAGGACGTCTATGATCACATTTTCTATGCAGTGGAGAAG TACCTGGCCTTACCAGAGACCACAGTAGGACGCTACGCATACGTCTACAATGTCGGTGTGAATGGCAGCGCGCTCTCCCTCTGCCAGCAGTACTACAAGAAGGGACGGATCGACCCAGCCAACGATACTTTCAGCATAGACCCTCACGTCCTCACAG ACTGCATCGGCGTCAGTCCTCTGTCTACCCCCCCAGCTCAGCTCACCAACAGCTACAAGAACTTTACCCTCAAGTTCCACAA GTTGATAAATGTTACCATAGAGTTCCAGCTGAAGGCGATCAATATTCAGACCATCATCAACAACGAAATTCCCGATTGCTACACATTTTTCATCACA ATAATTCTGGACAACAAGGCCCACAGTGGGAAGGTGAAGATCTGGTTAGAAAACCAGGCAAAAATCAAGGAATGTAAAGACCCAAGCGTTTCTGGACACG CTGAGAACTATACACGTGTAGCGTTTGATGTGGCCGTAGCTCTGGTGTGTGTGCTgtctctgctgctgtgtggacgGTCCATACTGCGAGGCATCATACTGCAGCAG GAGTTTGTGCAATACTTTAAAGAGACTCTGGATCGCAAAGTGTGCTGGACAGACCGGCTTGAGTTTATTAACGGCTGGTATATTCTCCTCATCGTCAGCGACGTCTTCACTATCACTGGCAGTATCATCAAAATCGGGATTGAATCAAAG AATATGTCATCTTATGACCTGTGTGGGATCCTCTTAGGGACCTCCACTCTCTTGGTGTGGGTTGGGGTCATTCGCTACCTCACGTTCTTCCAAAAGTACAAT ATCCTCATCATCACACTCCGAGCAGCGTTTCCCAACGTGATCCGGTTCTGCTGCTGCGTAGCGGTCATCTATCTGGGTTACTGCTTCTGTGGCTGGATTGTTCTTGGGCCGTACCATGTGAAG TTTCGGTCCCTGTCCATGGTGTCGGAGTGCCTTTTCTCCCTGATTAACGGTGACGACATGTTCGTGACCTTCGCTGAAATGCAGGACAGCAGTCCTATGGTGTGGCTGTTCAGCCAAGTTTACCTCTACACCTTCATCTCTCTCTTCATCTACATGGTCCTCTCTCTGTTCATCGCTCTCATCACAGGCGCTTACGAGACCATTAAG CATCAAACCCAGGAACCACTGCACATCACAGACCTACACGCCTTCATAGCAGAGTGTACAGATGCACCAAACTCCGGGAAGTTCAGAGGCCTGGAGACGTCACCTTGctcctttttctgctgctgtgacaG AACAACAACATATGAAGACGTCCTACTGGTGAATTAA
- the mcoln1a gene encoding mucolipin-1a isoform X2 produces the protein MAATGHEHPSEEEDLSSSVARYGSANSSSEHDPQSNSHNSNISNHRFPTTTTGHWVRADQEEEDIRRKLKYFFMSPCDKYHAKGRKPYKLILQLLKIIIVTVQLVLFGLSNQVVVTFKEENTMTFKHLFLKDYDESSDDTFAVYTQQDVYDHIFYAVEKYLALPETTVGRYAYVYNVGVNGSALSLCQQYYKKGRIDPANDTFSIDPHVLTDCIGVSPLSTPPAQLTNSYKNFTLKFHKLINVTIEFQLKAINIQTIINNEIPDCYTFFITIILDNKAHSGKVKIWLENQAKIKECKDPSVSGHAENYTRVAFDVAVALVCVLSLLLCGRSILRGIILQQEFVQYFKETLDRKVCWTDRLEFINGWYILLIVSDVFTITGSIIKIGIESKNMSSYDLCGILLGTSTLLVWVGVIRYLTFFQKYNILIITLRAAFPNVIRFCCCVAVIYLGYCFCGWIVLGPYHVKFRSLSMVSECLFSLINGDDMFVTFAEMQDSSPMVWLFSQVYLYTFISLFIYMVLSLFIALITGAYETIKHQTQEPLHITDLHAFIAECTDAPNSGKFRGLETSPCSFFCCCDRTTTYEDVLLVN, from the exons AGGAGGAAGACCTGTCCTCCTCAGTGGCTCGATATGGCTCCGCAAACAGCAGCAGCGAGCATGACCCTCAGAGTAACAGCCATAACAGCAACATTAGCAACCACAGGTTTCCCACGACAACCACGGGTCACTGGGTCAGGGCCGAccaggaagaggaggacattCGCAGGAAGCTGAAATACTTCTTCATGAGCCCTTGTGATAAATATCACGCCAAGGGTCGCAAGCCTTACAAGCTAATCCTGCAGCTGCTCAAGATCATTATtgtcacagtacag TTAGTGCTGTTTGGGCTCAGTAACCAGGTGGTGGTGACTTTTAAAGAGGAGAACACAATGACCTTCAAGCACCTCTTCCTCAAAGACTATGATGAATCTTCAGATGATACCTTTGCTGTTTACACCCAGCAGGACGTCTATGATCACATTTTCTATGCAGTGGAGAAG TACCTGGCCTTACCAGAGACCACAGTAGGACGCTACGCATACGTCTACAATGTCGGTGTGAATGGCAGCGCGCTCTCCCTCTGCCAGCAGTACTACAAGAAGGGACGGATCGACCCAGCCAACGATACTTTCAGCATAGACCCTCACGTCCTCACAG ACTGCATCGGCGTCAGTCCTCTGTCTACCCCCCCAGCTCAGCTCACCAACAGCTACAAGAACTTTACCCTCAAGTTCCACAA GTTGATAAATGTTACCATAGAGTTCCAGCTGAAGGCGATCAATATTCAGACCATCATCAACAACGAAATTCCCGATTGCTACACATTTTTCATCACA ATAATTCTGGACAACAAGGCCCACAGTGGGAAGGTGAAGATCTGGTTAGAAAACCAGGCAAAAATCAAGGAATGTAAAGACCCAAGCGTTTCTGGACACG CTGAGAACTATACACGTGTAGCGTTTGATGTGGCCGTAGCTCTGGTGTGTGTGCTgtctctgctgctgtgtggacgGTCCATACTGCGAGGCATCATACTGCAGCAG GAGTTTGTGCAATACTTTAAAGAGACTCTGGATCGCAAAGTGTGCTGGACAGACCGGCTTGAGTTTATTAACGGCTGGTATATTCTCCTCATCGTCAGCGACGTCTTCACTATCACTGGCAGTATCATCAAAATCGGGATTGAATCAAAG AATATGTCATCTTATGACCTGTGTGGGATCCTCTTAGGGACCTCCACTCTCTTGGTGTGGGTTGGGGTCATTCGCTACCTCACGTTCTTCCAAAAGTACAAT ATCCTCATCATCACACTCCGAGCAGCGTTTCCCAACGTGATCCGGTTCTGCTGCTGCGTAGCGGTCATCTATCTGGGTTACTGCTTCTGTGGCTGGATTGTTCTTGGGCCGTACCATGTGAAG TTTCGGTCCCTGTCCATGGTGTCGGAGTGCCTTTTCTCCCTGATTAACGGTGACGACATGTTCGTGACCTTCGCTGAAATGCAGGACAGCAGTCCTATGGTGTGGCTGTTCAGCCAAGTTTACCTCTACACCTTCATCTCTCTCTTCATCTACATGGTCCTCTCTCTGTTCATCGCTCTCATCACAGGCGCTTACGAGACCATTAAG CATCAAACCCAGGAACCACTGCACATCACAGACCTACACGCCTTCATAGCAGAGTGTACAGATGCACCAAACTCCGGGAAGTTCAGAGGCCTGGAGACGTCACCTTGctcctttttctgctgctgtgacaG AACAACAACATATGAAGACGTCCTACTGGTGAATTAA